In Dryobates pubescens isolate bDryPub1 chromosome 31, bDryPub1.pri, whole genome shotgun sequence, one DNA window encodes the following:
- the GIPC3 gene encoding PDZ domain-containing protein GIPC3: MRRAGRRGRQAPEGSPMENGVGQRPGTPETAAEGAPDPRPLRPRPRLVFHTQLAHGSPTGRIEGFTNVKELYTKIAEVFDISPTEILFCTLNTHKVDMQKLLGGQIGLEDFIFAHVRGETKEVEVTKTEDALGLTITDNGAGYAFIKRIKEGSIINRLQTVCVGDSIEAINDHTIVGCRHYEVARMLRELPRAQPFTLRLVQPKKAFDMIGQRTRSSKSPSEGRVASGKETLRLRTQGPATLEDGPSPFEEEAARRVDDLLESYMGIRDSELASTMVEAAKESPSAAQLARDLDSILGEFAFPQEFVAEVWAAVCHPKEAQK, encoded by the exons ATGCGGCGAGCGGGCAGGCGCGGCAGGCAGGCCCCGGAgggcagccccatggagaacgGCGTGGGGCAGCGGCCGGGGACCCCCGAGACTGCTGCCGAGGGCGCCCCGGATCCGCGCCCCCTGCGGCCCCGCCCCAGGCTGGTGTTCCACACGCAGCTGGCCCACGGCAGCCCCACAGGGCGCATCGAGGGCTTCACCAACGTCAAGGAGCTCTACACCAAAATCGCTGAGGTCTTTGACATCTCTCCCACCGAg ATCCTCTTTTGCACGCTCAACACGCACAAGGTAGAcatgcagaagctgctggggggacAGATTGGTCTGGAGGACTTCATCTTTGCCCATGTCCGGGGCGAGACGAAGGAGGTGGAGGTGACCAAGACAGAGGATGCACTAGGCCTCACCATCACAGACAACGGTGCTGGCTACGCTTTCATCAAG AGAATCAAGGAGGGGAGCATCATCAACCGCCTCCAGACGGTGTGTGTGGGTGACAGCATCGAGGCCATCAACGACCACACCATCGTGGGCTGCCGGCATTACGAGGTGGCACGGATGCTGCGGGAGCTGCCACGGGCTCAGCCCTTCACCCTGCGCCTGGTGCAGCCCAAAAAGGCCTTTG ATATGATTGGGCAGAGGACACGGAGCAGCAAGTCCCCAAGTGAGGGCAGAGTGGCCAGTGGGAAGGAAACGCTGCGACTGCGGACACAGGGCCCAGCCACACTGGAGGATGGG cccagtcCTTTTGAGGAAGAAGCTGCTCGCCGGGTGGAcgacctgctggagagctacATGGGCATTCGTGACAGTGAGCTGG cctcaacGATGGTGGAGGCAGCGAAGGAGAGCCCCAGTGCAGCCCAACTTGCCCGTGACTTGGACTCGATTCTGGGTGAATTTGCCTTCCCCCAGGAGTTTGTGGCTGAGGTGTGGGCAGCTGTCTGCCACCCCAAGGAGGCGCAGAAGTAG
- the TBXA2R gene encoding thromboxane A2 receptor, whose protein sequence is MESPNGSTGGRPDTCFGVFNDSDSQGSAHNSIASPWFSTAFGLIGLCSNLLALCVLLSSSRKLASQARSSFLVFLCGLVITDFIGLLVTASIIIPYHFIKFAWAKVDPGCHLCNFLGFSMVFFGQCPLLLGATMAGERFFGINHPFSRSTSISKHRAWSIVGLVWGFSCLLGLLPVLGLGRYTLQYPGSWCFITLLPDTGDVVFCLLFALLGIFSVLLSFIFNTVSVVTLCRVYHDRESVQRRRDSEVEMMVQLVGIMIIATICWMPLLIFIVQTVLQQLPASSQLQVLPAETQKMLLIYIRMVTWNQILDPWVYILFRRAVLQRIYPSLRPQPSILSLYPALKPSLRQKLTTDSSLQ, encoded by the exons atggagtccccCAATGGCAGCACAGGCGGCCGGCCAGACACATGCTTCGGGGTGTTTAATGACAGCGACAGCCAAGGCAGTGCCCACAACAGCATCGCCTCACCCTGGTTCTCCACTGCCTTCGGCCTCATCGGCctttgctccaacctccttgccctcTGCGTGCTGCTCAGCTCATCCCGCAAGCTGGCCAGCCAGGCTCGCTCCTCCTTCCTCGTCTTCCTCTGCGGGCTGGTGATCACAGACTTCATCGGGCTGCTGGTGACAGCCTCAATCATCATCCCCTACCACTTCATCAAGTTTGCCTGGGCCAAGGTGGATCCTGGCTGCCATCTCTGCAACTTCCTTGGTTTTTCCATGGTTTTCTTTGggcagtgcccattgctgctgGGGGCCACCATGGCTGGTGAGAGGTTCTTTGGCATCAATCACCCCTTCTCCCGCTCCACCAGCATTTCCAAGCACCGCGCTTGGTCCATTGTGGGGCTGGTGTGgggcttctcctgcctgctggggctgctgccagtgctggggctgggcaggtaCACACTGCAGTACCCTGGCTCCTGGTGCTTCATCACCCTCCTGCCTGACACTGGTGATGTTGTCTTCTGCCTGCTCTTCGCCCTGCTGGGCatcttctctgtgctgctctccttcaTCTTCAACACTGTCAGTGTGGTGACTCTCTGCCGTGTCTATCACGACCGGGAGTCTGTGCAGCGGCGCCGGGACAGCGAGGTGGAGATGATGGTGCAGCTCGTGGGCATCATGATCATCGCCACCATCTGCTGGATGCCTCTCCTG ATCTTCATTGTCCAGACGgtcttgcagcagctgccagccagcagccagctccaggtcctgccCGCAGAGACACAGAAGATGCTGCTCATCTACATCCGCATGGTCACCTGGAACCAGATCCTGGACCCCTGGGTCTACATCCTCTTCCGCCGGGCCGTGCTGCAGCGCATCTACCCCAGCCTGCGCCCCCAGCCCTCCATCCTCTCTCTCTACCCTGCCCTCAAACCCTCCCTGCGCCAAAAGCTCACCACCGACTCCAGCCTGCAGTAG
- the HMG20B gene encoding SWI/SNF-related matrix-associated actin-dependent regulator of chromatin subfamily E member 1-related: MAHSARQLPAGMLHATGRAQHGSFLVAIKQEKGELARTSGEKPHGEEEPVKKRGWPKGKKRKKILPNGPKAPVTGYVRFLNERREQIRTQHPDLPFPEITKMLGAEWSKLQLSEKQRYLDEAEREKQQYMKELREYQQSEAYKMCTEKIQEKKIKKEDAGSAAVNTLLNGHPHKAGECSDTFSTFDVPIFTEEFLDQNKAREAELRRLRKMNTEFEEQNAILQKHTESMNCAKEKLEQELAQEERQTLALQQQLQSVRQALTASFASLPIPGTGETPTLSTLDFYMAKLHSAIESNPLQHEKLVVRIKEILSRIASEHL, encoded by the exons ATGGCCCACAGcgccaggcagctgcctgctgggatgct ACATGCtacaggcagagctcagcatggAAGCTTCCTGGTGGCCAtcaagcaggagaagggagagctgGCGCGGACGAGTGGTGAGAAGCCGCATGGCGAGGAGGAG CCAGTGAAGAAGAGGGGCTGGCCCAAGggcaagaagaggaagaagatccTTCCCAACGGCCCCAAAGCCCCTGTGACAGGCTATGTGCGCTTCCTGAACGAGAGGCGTGAGCAGATCCGCAcccagcatcctgacctgcccTTCCCAGAGATCACCAAGATGCTTGGGGCTGAGTGgagcaagctgcagctttcagaGAAGCAG AGGTACCTGGATGAAGCAGAGCGGGAGAAGCAGCAGTACATGAAGGAGCTGCGGGAGTACCAGCAGTCAGAGGCCTACAAGATGTGCACGGAGAAGATCCAGGAGAAAAAGATCAAGAAAG aggacgcaggctctgcagcagtgaaCACCCTGCTGAATGGGCACCCACACAAG GCAGGCGAGTGCAGCGACACCTTCTCCACCTTCGACGTGCCCATCTTCACCGAGGAGTTCTTGGACCAAAACAAAG CCCGGGAGGCTGAGCTGCGGCGCCTGCGGAAGATGAACACCGAGTTTGAGGAGCAGAATGCCATCCTGCAGAAGCACACCGAGAGCATGAACTGTGCCaaggagaagctggagcaggagctggcccaggaggagaggcagaccctggccttgcagcagcagctccaatcTGTGCGGCAGGCCCTCACTGCCAGCTTCgcctccctccccatccctg GCACCGGGGAAACCCCTACACTGAGCACCCTGGACTTCTACATGGCCAAACTGCACAGCGCCATCGAgagcaaccccctgcagcacGAGAAGCTGGTGGTGCGCATCAAGGAGATCCTGTCCCGCATAGCCAG cgAGCACTTGTGA
- the MFSD12 gene encoding major facilitator superfamily domain-containing protein 12, which yields MAERGAAERSPGAAGGGAALALRARLSFAAGHFLNDLCASLWFTYLLLYLHAVLGYGHRLAGALLLAGQVADGLCTPLVGYGADRSTGCGRYGRRKAWHLAGTTCVLVSFPFIFNPCIGCKENTPEWAAFIYYLPFIIIFQFGWAATQVSHLSLIPELVTNDHEKVELTAFRYAFTVMANITVYGLAWMLLNFQVQQPDHTEHLGIEDVPVFRNLSLIVVGVGAVFSFIFHLGTKEKPYLPGSLPQPEESSPLLQNDSTGPPCPLLIWKDWLLEPAFYQVAVLYMSTRLIVNLSQTYITMYLTNSLLLPKKYIASIPLVMYVSGFLSSFLMKPVNKWIGRNLTYFTGILVILAFASWVTLARKMGSEIYGVAALLGAGSATILVTSLSMTADLIGTNTHSGAFVYGAMSFTDKMANGLAVMAIQNLHPCPTELCCPACVSFYHWVMVLVTGGIAVAAVVSLCCIMVWPIRIRYHAVCLRGLSGEGTTYGGTESMEGRNPSGTLN from the exons ATGGCGGAGCGCGGCGCGGCGGAGCGCAGCCCGGGAGCcgccggcggcggcgcggcgctGGCGCTGCGGGCGCGGCTGAGCTTCGCGGCCGGGCACTTCCTGAACGACCTGTGCGCCTCGCTGTGGTTCACGTACCTGCTGCTCTACCTCCACGCCGTGCTGGGCTACGGACACCGCCTGGCcggggccctgctgctggccggCCAGGTGGCCGACGGGCTCTGCACGCCCCTCGTCGGCTACGGGGCCGATCGCTCCACCGGCTGCGGCCGCTACGGGCGGAGGAAGGCCTGGCACCTCGccg GTACCACCTGCGTCCTCGTGTCCTTCCCCTTCATCTTCAACCCCTGTATAGGCTGCAAGGAAAACACACCAGAGTGGGCAGCCTTCATCTACTACCTCCCCTTCATCATCATCTTCCAGTTTGGCTGGGCAGCCACACAGGTCTCCCACCTGTCCCTCATCCCAGAGCTGGTGACCAATGATCATGAGAAGGTGGAGCTCACAGCTTTCAG GTATGCCTTTACTGTCATGGCCAACATCACTGTGTATGGCCTGGCCTGGATGCTGCTGAACTTCCAGGTGCAGCAGCCTGACCACACAGAGCACCTTGGcattgaggatgtccctgtgtTCCGG AACCTGTCCCTCATTGTGGTGGGAGTAGGGGCCGTGTTCTCCTTCATCTTCCACCTGGGCACCAAGGAGAAGCCTTACCTGCCGGGCTCACTGCCCCAGCCAGAGGAGAGCTCACCCCTGCTGCAGAATGACTCCACAGGCCCCCCGTGCCCGCTGCTCATCTGGAAAGACTGGCTGCTGGAACCTGCCTTCTATCAG GTCGCAGTGCTCTACATGTCCACCCGGCTCATTGTCAACCTGTCCCAGACCTACATCACTATGTACCTGACcaactccctgctgctgcccaag AAATATATTGCCAGCATCCCCCTTGTGATGTACGTCAGtggcttcctttcctccttcctcatgAAGCCTGTGAATAAGTGGATAGGTCGAAAT ctgactTACTTCACGGGCATCCTGGTGATCCTGGCCTTTGCCTCCTGGGTGACCCTGGCCAGGAAAATGGGATCAGAGATCTACGGGGTGGCCGCTCTGCTCGGGGCTGGCTCTGCCACTATCCTGGTAACCTCCCTCTCCATGACAGCAGACCTCATTGGCACCAACACG CACAGCGGCGCCTTCGTCTATGGTGCCATGAGCTTCACGGACAAGATGGCCAACGGCCTGGCTGTGATGGCCATCCAGAACCTGCACCCGTGCCC gaCTGAGCTATGCTGCCCTGCCTGCGTCAGCTTCTACCACTGGGTGATGGTGTTGGTCACTGGAGGCATTGCTGTCGCTGCTGTTGTCTCTCTGTGCTGCATCATGGTCTGGCCCATCCGAATCCGCTACc atgCAGTCTGCCTGCGGGGGCTGAGTGGAGAGGGGACCACCTACGGTGGGACAGAGAGCATGGAGGGAAGGAACCCAAGCGGCACCCTCAACTGA